From the bacterium genome, one window contains:
- a CDS encoding ABC transporter ATP-binding protein, translating into MTLIDVKNVKKIYENEGVATTALAGVTFNIEKGEFVAIMGPSGSGKSTLLHVLGFLDRHTEGEYRFDGKTMDEYSPEEVARVRNEKMGFVFQSFNLLSRTSVLENIKLPLFYSDVPKSVWEKKALDAIEAVGLSHRLEHHPSQLSGGEKQRVAIARALVMNPSVIFADEPTGNLDSKSGAMIMETIQRLNEELGHTILLITHETYTAEHAKRIIHVLDGTIDKDVKVGERKFAKSFRK; encoded by the coding sequence ATGACGCTTATTGATGTAAAAAATGTAAAAAAGATTTACGAGAATGAAGGCGTCGCGACGACTGCTTTGGCCGGTGTTACTTTCAATATTGAGAAAGGAGAGTTTGTGGCCATAATGGGGCCTTCGGGTTCCGGGAAATCAACCCTTCTTCATGTTTTAGGTTTTTTGGACCGTCATACTGAAGGAGAATACCGTTTTGACGGGAAAACCATGGACGAATATTCCCCGGAAGAAGTGGCCCGAGTGCGGAATGAAAAAATGGGATTTGTTTTCCAGTCGTTCAATCTTCTCTCCAGAACGTCCGTTTTGGAAAATATAAAATTGCCACTATTTTATTCCGATGTTCCCAAAAGCGTATGGGAAAAGAAGGCCTTAGACGCGATAGAAGCGGTCGGCTTGTCGCACCGCTTGGAGCATCATCCTTCGCAACTTTCCGGCGGGGAAAAGCAAAGGGTGGCCATAGCGCGGGCGCTTGTAATGAATCCAAGCGTGATTTTTGCCGACGAGCCGACAGGTAACTTGGACTCCAAGTCGGGGGCAATGATTATGGAAACAATACAGCGACTAAACGAGGAACTTGGACATACCATACTTCTCATTACGCACGAGACATATACGGCCGAGCACGCCAAGAGAATTATTCATGTACTTGACGGAACAATAGACAAAGACGTAAAAGTCGGCGAAAGAAAGTTTGCAAAGAGTTTTAGAAAATAA